In Streptomyces sp. NBC_00091, the following proteins share a genomic window:
- a CDS encoding alpha/beta hydrolase has protein sequence MIRTAALGSTATLITGALAAGLLLATPASAAPTGRDNGGAEAVGVQIAAARAARTGVDWKDCPADWGFEKPIQCGWVKVPLDYSKPFGKTIDLAVDRAVSTGTKEERQGALIYNPGGPGGSGMRFPRRVTTKSPLWVNTSKAYDFVGFDPRGVGHSAPISCIDPQEFVKAPKADPVPSSEADKRAQRKLAAEYADGCKERSGEMLPHMTTPNTARDLDVIRAALGEQKLNFLGVSYGTYLGGVYATLFPTHVRRMIVDSVVNPAQDNIWYQANLEQDVAFQMRWNDWQDWVAKNDSVFHIGDTRAKVEAKYQELRAKAKANPLGGVVGPAELIGFFQGAPYYDSSWVPVAQAFSAYVAGDEKPLIEAIAPDMSDTKGNAASENGNAVYTAVECADAKWPTSWAKWDRDNTELHKKYPFLTWSNAWMNLPCATWKSKQSTPIEVGAKRGLAPVLIVQSERDAATPYAGAVELHRRLAGSRLITEQNAGSHGVTSLVNPCINTRVDAYLLTGKVDAQDVTCGSHATPVPPAQATAKMLDEAPAAALPALEELPAVR, from the coding sequence GTGATACGCACCGCGGCGCTGGGGAGCACCGCCACCCTCATCACCGGCGCACTGGCGGCGGGCCTGCTGCTCGCGACGCCCGCCTCGGCGGCTCCGACCGGCCGTGACAACGGCGGCGCCGAGGCGGTGGGCGTCCAGATCGCCGCCGCCCGCGCCGCGCGCACCGGCGTCGACTGGAAGGACTGTCCTGCCGACTGGGGCTTCGAGAAGCCGATCCAGTGCGGCTGGGTGAAGGTTCCGCTCGACTACTCCAAGCCCTTCGGCAAGACCATCGACCTCGCCGTCGACCGCGCCGTCAGCACGGGCACCAAGGAGGAGCGCCAGGGCGCCCTCATCTACAACCCGGGCGGTCCCGGCGGTTCCGGCATGCGCTTCCCGCGCCGGGTCACCACCAAGAGCCCGCTGTGGGTCAACACCTCCAAGGCGTACGACTTCGTGGGCTTCGACCCCCGCGGCGTCGGCCACTCCGCGCCGATCTCCTGCATCGACCCGCAGGAGTTCGTCAAGGCCCCCAAGGCCGACCCGGTCCCGTCCAGCGAGGCCGACAAGCGCGCCCAGCGCAAGCTCGCCGCCGAGTACGCGGACGGCTGCAAGGAGCGCAGCGGCGAGATGCTGCCGCACATGACCACGCCCAACACCGCGCGCGACCTGGACGTCATCCGGGCCGCCCTCGGTGAGCAGAAGCTGAACTTCCTCGGCGTCTCCTACGGCACCTACCTGGGCGGGGTCTACGCGACCCTCTTCCCGACCCACGTGCGCCGCATGATCGTCGACAGCGTGGTCAACCCGGCGCAGGACAACATCTGGTACCAGGCCAACCTGGAGCAGGACGTCGCCTTCCAGATGCGCTGGAACGACTGGCAGGACTGGGTCGCCAAGAACGACTCCGTCTTCCACATCGGCGACACCCGCGCCAAGGTCGAGGCCAAGTACCAGGAGCTGCGCGCCAAGGCCAAGGCCAACCCGCTCGGCGGAGTGGTCGGCCCGGCCGAGCTGATCGGCTTCTTCCAGGGCGCCCCGTACTACGACTCCTCATGGGTCCCGGTCGCGCAGGCGTTCAGCGCCTACGTCGCCGGTGACGAGAAGCCGCTGATCGAGGCCATCGCCCCGGACATGTCCGACACCAAGGGCAACGCGGCGTCGGAGAACGGCAACGCCGTCTACACCGCGGTCGAGTGCGCCGATGCCAAGTGGCCCACCAGCTGGGCCAAGTGGGACCGCGACAACACCGAGCTGCACAAGAAGTACCCGTTCCTGACCTGGTCGAACGCGTGGATGAACCTGCCCTGCGCGACCTGGAAGTCCAAGCAGAGCACCCCGATCGAGGTCGGTGCCAAGCGCGGTCTGGCCCCGGTCCTGATCGTCCAGTCCGAGCGTGACGCGGCCACCCCGTACGCGGGCGCCGTCGAGCTGCACCGCCGCCTGGCCGGCTCGCGCCTGATCACCGAGCAGAACGCCGGCTCGCACGGTGTGACCAGCCTGGTGAACCCCTGCATCAACACGCGGGTGGACGCCTACTTGCTGACCGGCAAGGTCGACGCCCAGGACGTGACGTGCGGTTCGCACGCCACCCCCGTGCCGCCCGCCCAGGCCACCGCGAAGATGCTCGACGAGGCCCCGGCCGCCGCGCTGCCGGCGCTCGAGGAGCTCCCGGCCGTCCGCTAG
- a CDS encoding 1-acyl-sn-glycerol-3-phosphate acyltransferase — protein sequence MFYHLLKHVLLGPLLRLLFRPRIEGLENIPPEGAAIVAGNHLSFSDHFLMPAILRRRITFLAKAEYFTGPGLKGRLTAAFFRSAGQIPVDRSGKDAGQAALREGLGVLAKGELLGIYPEGTRSHDGRLYKGKVGVAAMALGAGVPVVPCAMVGTFEIQPPGQKIPKIRRVTIRFGEPLEFSRYAGMEGERAVLRAVTDEIMYAILGLSGQEYVDRYAAEVKAEEEEKRKKARRMTR from the coding sequence CCACTTGCTCAAGCACGTACTGCTCGGTCCGCTGCTGCGGCTGCTGTTCCGGCCGCGCATCGAGGGGCTGGAGAACATCCCGCCGGAAGGGGCCGCGATCGTCGCGGGCAACCATCTGTCCTTCTCCGACCACTTCCTGATGCCCGCGATCCTCAGGCGCCGGATCACCTTCCTCGCCAAGGCCGAGTACTTCACCGGGCCGGGGCTCAAGGGCCGGCTGACCGCCGCCTTCTTCCGCAGCGCCGGGCAGATCCCGGTGGACCGCTCCGGGAAGGACGCCGGGCAGGCGGCCCTGCGCGAGGGGCTCGGGGTACTGGCCAAGGGGGAGCTGCTCGGCATCTACCCGGAGGGCACGCGCTCCCACGACGGGCGGCTCTACAAGGGCAAGGTCGGGGTGGCGGCGATGGCACTGGGCGCCGGGGTGCCGGTGGTGCCCTGCGCGATGGTCGGCACCTTCGAGATCCAGCCACCCGGCCAGAAGATCCCGAAGATCCGGCGGGTCACGATCCGCTTCGGGGAGCCGCTGGAGTTCTCCCGGTACGCGGGCATGGAGGGCGAGCGGGCCGTGCTGCGCGCCGTCACCGACGAGATCATGTACGCGATCCTGGGCCTCTCCGGCCAGGAGTACGTCGACCGGTACGCCGCCGAGGTCAAGGCCGAGGAGGAGGAGAAGCGGAAGAAGGCCCGGCGCATGACGCGCTGA